CCTGATAGCGCCCGAACCACACCATCACGAAACCCAAGAGTCCCATAAGCACTGCCCAGATCTTCAGGTCAACTGCGGGTACTAATGCAGCCAGCGGAAGGGCAGCAGAGCTCATTGCGGTAGCTCCGTAGACGAAGCCCCAGATGATGATGTACGGGCCAAAGTACCAGGTGGTCCACTTGCCCAGTGATTTCCAGCCTTCGAAGATGGTTTTGCCGGTGGCCAAGGTGTAACGCCCGGCGCCTTCGACGAGTACGATCTTCAAGATGACGCCTAGGATCACGGCCCAGAGGAGGGCGTAACCGTATTGGCTACCAGCGACGAGAGTTGCCACCATGTCTGCGGCGCCAACGCCGGTGGCTGCGACAACCAAACCGGGGCCGATAATTTTCCAGCGCGGTGGCCCTTCAGCCTCGAGACTTGCGTTGGGAGTTTGCGTGCTTTCACTCATTGAGTTTTTCCTTTGTCACAGTGCGGTGAGCTTGGGTCACATCTACGGTGATGTAAGCCACAAGCATGTGAGATCGTCTTCAATGGTGGTAGTGATTTAGATTACTTGCAAACCAAACGGGAACTACTAACACTTTCTTAGGACTAGGGGCCGTAACCACAAAGTGACCCGTGGAAAATTGTTAGGATGGCACTGTTATCACGGGCGACGCGCCCAACCAGAACACCAAGGACGGTGCCGTGCAGCTTTTGATCGTCGAGGACGACCAGGCAGTGGCGGGGGCTCTCATTGACGCGGTGAGTGCTGTGGGCCATGAGACAACTCACGCTAGTCGGGGATCCGATGCGCTTCTTCGCCACCATGATGCCGAGCTGATCCTATTAGATCTTGGCCTACCTGATATGGATGGACTGGAAGTTCTTCGAAAGCTGCGGCAAGTCAGTGACGTTCCGGTGGTCATTCTCAGCGCTAGAGATGATGAACGAAGTGTTGTGCGTGGATTGCGCCAAGGGGCGGACGACTATCTGGTGAAACCGATCGGTCTGACGGTCTTGTTGGCAAAGATCGAAGCAGTTACTAGGCGGGCCAATCTGGGTAGCCCCACGGACAAGAATCAAATTAGCGCAGGCTGCCTGTCGATCAACCTGGATAAGCGCGAAGCCGTGTTGAACGGTCGACCGTTGGCGCTCACCGCTAAAGAATTTGAACTATTGTCATTGCTCGCGCGACACGCAGGATCAGTGGTGACCCGTGAACAAATACTCGACCAGCTGTGGGGAGATGCTTTCCTCGCGGTGTCGCGTTCCTTGGACGTGCATCTGACCGGACTTCGTGCGAAACTCGCAAGCCCCGGAATGATCGTTAACGTTCGTGGCGTCGGATATCGACTTGAAGCGCCATCTTCGTGAGAATCAGAGTCTTAGCGGTTCTTGGCTCACTGCTACTGGTGATCGTGGTACTTGTCAGTTCCGTGCTGATGCAAAGCGTCAGCAGTGATGCCACGGCAGACGTTCAGGTAAACCGCCTTTCCTCACT
The nucleotide sequence above comes from Glutamicibacter sp. B1. Encoded proteins:
- a CDS encoding response regulator transcription factor; translated protein: MQLLIVEDDQAVAGALIDAVSAVGHETTHASRGSDALLRHHDAELILLDLGLPDMDGLEVLRKLRQVSDVPVVILSARDDERSVVRGLRQGADDYLVKPIGLTVLLAKIEAVTRRANLGSPTDKNQISAGCLSINLDKREAVLNGRPLALTAKEFELLSLLARHAGSVVTREQILDQLWGDAFLAVSRSLDVHLTGLRAKLASPGMIVNVRGVGYRLEAPSS